The following proteins are co-located in the Thermus tengchongensis genome:
- a CDS encoding lipocalin family protein, producing MRRLFLLPLLLGACAPALLGVDPQRLPDPKDWDPKPAPLEWWYASGWAEPYAFHFAFFKAYAPPSFRILGLPGSLFGAFHAAHLALTDLRTGERVFLEASDQDLWAPRGRAEVGPYLEVFGWRFWREGEGFRLLAGPVDLAFLPLKPPVVHPPGYSGTEATGRLYYQSYTRVGAAGRIQGEEARGEAWLDHQWGEQLSGLSATWDWFGLHLSDGSELMAYQVKDREGRVVQVLGSRVDPLGRSEALELAFVPLEAWTSPSGRTYTLAWRLLGPELDLTLRPLFLEGEILSRTTRMAYWEGPVTGEGTFRGYAVRARGMGEFVAGPWRP from the coding sequence ATGCGGCGCCTTTTCCTTCTTCCCCTGCTCCTAGGGGCTTGCGCCCCGGCCCTTTTGGGGGTGGACCCCCAAAGGCTTCCCGACCCCAAGGACTGGGACCCCAAGCCCGCTCCCTTGGAGTGGTGGTACGCCTCGGGCTGGGCCGAGCCCTACGCCTTCCACTTCGCCTTCTTCAAGGCCTACGCGCCCCCCTCCTTCCGCATCCTGGGCCTTCCCGGAAGCCTCTTCGGGGCCTTCCACGCCGCCCACCTGGCCCTCACCGACCTGCGCACGGGGGAGAGGGTCTTTCTGGAAGCTTCTGACCAAGACCTCTGGGCCCCCCGGGGCCGGGCGGAGGTGGGCCCCTACCTGGAGGTCTTTGGCTGGCGCTTCTGGCGGGAAGGCGAGGGCTTCCGCCTCCTGGCTGGTCCCGTGGACCTCGCCTTCCTTCCCCTGAAGCCCCCCGTGGTCCATCCCCCCGGCTACTCGGGCACCGAGGCCACGGGGCGCCTCTACTACCAGTCCTATACCCGGGTGGGAGCCGCTGGCCGCATCCAGGGGGAGGAGGCCCGGGGGGAGGCCTGGCTGGACCACCAGTGGGGGGAGCAGCTTTCCGGGCTTTCCGCCACCTGGGACTGGTTCGGCCTGCACCTTTCCGACGGCTCCGAGCTCATGGCCTACCAGGTGAAGGACCGGGAGGGCCGGGTGGTCCAGGTGCTGGGGAGCCGGGTGGACCCCTTAGGGCGGTCGGAGGCCCTGGAGCTGGCCTTCGTGCCCCTCGAGGCCTGGACGAGCCCCTCGGGCCGGACCTACACCCTCGCCTGGCGCCTCCTGGGGCCGGAGCTGGACCTTACCCTCCGTCCCCTCTTCCTTGAAGGGGAGATCCTCTCCCGCACCACCCGGATGGCCTACTGGGAGGGCCCCGTGACAGGGGAGGGAACCTTTAGGGGGTACGCGGTGCGGGCCCGGGGCATGGGGGAGTTCGTGGCCGGGCCTTGGCGGCCCTAG
- a CDS encoding flavodoxin family protein: protein MGLRVLGVNASARTDGFTAELLDEVLEAARRKGASTERLDLVKHPFPFCAGNYSVDPLACGPDTCVQGPWDGFGKVAEKILNADAVVFATPVYWFSASARMKALLERMTSMENQGLLNLGKPMALLAVAEEEGASQALSQMLLPLSYMGFVLAPLGLVYAHRRGNGRLAENAELLEDARIAGENLVLMAERLQGASFREPLPSYQYRLPHLPGAAAD, encoded by the coding sequence ATGGGCTTACGCGTGCTCGGCGTCAACGCATCGGCACGGACGGATGGGTTTACGGCGGAGTTGCTGGACGAGGTTCTGGAAGCGGCTAGGCGCAAGGGGGCTAGCACGGAGCGCCTGGACCTGGTGAAGCATCCCTTTCCCTTTTGCGCCGGGAACTACTCCGTGGACCCCTTGGCTTGCGGCCCCGATACCTGCGTGCAGGGGCCTTGGGACGGCTTCGGCAAGGTGGCGGAGAAGATCCTGAACGCCGATGCCGTGGTCTTCGCCACCCCGGTTTACTGGTTTAGCGCCTCCGCCCGCATGAAGGCCCTCCTGGAGCGCATGACCTCCATGGAGAACCAGGGCCTCCTGAACCTGGGCAAGCCCATGGCCCTTTTGGCGGTGGCGGAGGAGGAGGGGGCCAGCCAAGCCCTTTCCCAGATGCTCCTGCCCCTCAGCTACATGGGGTTTGTCCTGGCTCCGTTGGGTCTGGTCTACGCTCACCGCCGGGGGAACGGGCGCCTGGCGGAGAACGCGGAGCTCCTGGAAGACGCCCGCATCGCTGGGGAAAACCTGGTCCTGATGGCCGAGAGGTTGCAGGGTGCCTCTTTCCGGGAACCCCTTCCCAGCTACCAGTACCGCCTTCCCCACCTCCCTGGGGCGGCTGCCGATTGA
- the tsaB gene encoding tRNA (adenosine(37)-N6)-threonylcarbamoyltransferase complex dimerization subunit type 1 TsaB: protein MPSVWTLTLDTATPYLALGLFQGEEGVGRVVRVERRHEESLFPLLDELLAKVGARKEEIGALVLGEGPGSYTGLRIALAAGLGIALAQGARVLAVSSLLAACWPFLQEGGPPLTPLFTARNRLYYGATYARREGRPIEVLPPRKLRAEELPPTGLLLDPPPDPRALYDLLPFAREGVAPLYL, encoded by the coding sequence ATGCCCTCCGTGTGGACCCTAACCCTGGACACAGCTACCCCCTACCTTGCCCTAGGGCTGTTCCAGGGAGAGGAGGGGGTGGGAAGGGTGGTACGCGTGGAAAGGCGGCACGAGGAAAGCCTTTTCCCCCTTTTGGACGAACTCCTTGCCAAGGTGGGGGCGCGGAAGGAGGAGATCGGCGCCCTCGTCCTGGGGGAAGGCCCGGGCTCCTACACCGGCCTCCGCATCGCCCTGGCGGCGGGCTTAGGCATCGCCTTGGCCCAGGGGGCCAGGGTCTTAGCCGTGAGTTCCCTTCTTGCCGCCTGCTGGCCCTTCCTGCAGGAGGGTGGCCCTCCCCTTACCCCCCTTTTTACCGCCAGAAACCGCCTTTACTACGGGGCCACCTACGCCAGGCGGGAGGGAAGGCCCATAGAGGTTCTCCCTCCCCGCAAGCTTCGGGCGGAGGAGCTTCCCCCCACGGGCCTCCTCCTGGACCCCCCTCCGGACCCCCGGGCCCTTTACGACCTCCTCCCCTTCGCCCGCGAGGGGGTGGCGCCCCTCTACCTCTGA
- a CDS encoding aldehyde ferredoxin oxidoreductase family protein: MPKGYHDRVAFVDLSTGRIWYESYGEAFWRKFLGGRALAAYLLLKHVPSGADPLGPENALVFAPGVLTGTPISGSGRNTVAAKSPLTGGYGDAEGGGFFGAELKNAGLDALVVLGRAAEPVYLHVEGGEVSLHPAFHLWGKDPLEVEALLKEAHGGQTRIAQIGIAGENQVLTANVIQDLAHFAGRGGLGAVMGSKRLKAVSARARKETLPAYHDPALLKELARRMAKERMDRAAGLVTMGTVGTVRPFNLRGVLPSHNFLDGYLEGAEALDGTSLDALGIRIGRDTCYACAIRCKQVVKIEGTGKYDVRPEYGGPEYEGLGALGSTCGVTDPYAVTKANTLCNQYGLDVIGVGVTVACAMEAVERGYLDDEGLGLRFGNGDALIAAIERLARKEGRLGELLALGSKRLAEALGHPELAMQVKGQEVPMHDPRFKRALGVGYAVSPTGADHNHNLHDTAFAKEGRALKELRFYGEDFQPLPIEDLSEAKVRMLWTKTRERGFVNSLVMCDFVPWTPEEWQEALYAATGWRLSPKEMLEVGERALQLTRLFNLREGIGPEEDRLPERFFQPFRQGNPEAHLDPGAFQEGVRTYWRLAGWEGGVDPARLQALGLGEFA, encoded by the coding sequence ATGCCCAAGGGTTACCACGACCGCGTGGCCTTTGTGGACCTCTCCACGGGGCGCATCTGGTACGAGAGCTACGGCGAGGCCTTCTGGCGGAAGTTCCTTGGGGGGCGGGCCTTGGCCGCCTACCTCCTCCTGAAACACGTGCCTTCGGGGGCCGACCCCCTGGGGCCGGAGAACGCCTTGGTCTTCGCCCCCGGGGTCCTCACCGGCACCCCTATCTCCGGCTCGGGGCGGAACACCGTGGCCGCCAAGAGCCCCCTCACCGGGGGGTACGGGGACGCCGAGGGCGGGGGGTTCTTCGGGGCCGAGCTGAAGAACGCCGGCTTGGACGCCTTGGTGGTCTTAGGGCGGGCGGCGGAGCCCGTCTACCTGCACGTGGAAGGGGGGGAGGTGTCCCTCCACCCTGCGTTTCACCTTTGGGGCAAGGACCCCCTCGAGGTGGAAGCCCTCCTCAAGGAGGCCCACGGGGGCCAGACCCGCATCGCTCAGATCGGGATCGCTGGGGAAAACCAGGTCCTTACCGCCAACGTGATCCAGGACCTGGCCCACTTCGCCGGGCGGGGGGGCCTGGGAGCGGTGATGGGGTCCAAGCGCCTCAAGGCGGTTTCCGCCCGGGCCAGGAAGGAAACCTTGCCCGCCTACCACGACCCGGCCCTTCTTAAGGAGCTGGCCCGCCGCATGGCCAAGGAGCGCATGGACCGGGCGGCGGGCCTGGTCACCATGGGCACCGTGGGCACGGTGCGGCCCTTCAACCTGCGGGGGGTGCTCCCTAGCCACAACTTCCTGGACGGCTACCTGGAGGGGGCCGAGGCTCTGGACGGCACCAGCTTAGACGCCTTGGGCATCCGCATCGGCCGGGACACCTGCTACGCCTGCGCCATCCGCTGCAAGCAGGTGGTGAAGATCGAGGGCACGGGCAAGTACGACGTGCGCCCGGAGTACGGGGGGCCCGAGTACGAGGGGCTTGGGGCTTTGGGCTCCACCTGCGGGGTCACCGACCCCTACGCCGTCACCAAGGCCAACACCCTCTGCAACCAGTACGGCTTGGACGTGATCGGGGTGGGGGTGACCGTGGCCTGCGCCATGGAGGCGGTGGAGCGGGGCTACCTGGACGACGAGGGGCTGGGGCTCCGCTTTGGCAACGGGGATGCCCTCATCGCCGCCATCGAGCGGCTGGCCCGCAAGGAGGGGCGGCTGGGGGAGCTTCTGGCCTTGGGATCTAAGCGGCTAGCCGAGGCCCTAGGCCACCCGGAGCTGGCCATGCAGGTGAAGGGCCAGGAGGTGCCCATGCACGACCCCCGGTTCAAGCGGGCCCTGGGGGTGGGCTACGCGGTGAGCCCCACGGGGGCGGACCACAACCACAACCTGCACGACACCGCCTTCGCTAAGGAGGGGAGGGCCTTAAAGGAGCTCCGTTTCTACGGGGAAGACTTCCAGCCCCTGCCCATAGAGGACCTTTCCGAGGCCAAGGTGCGCATGCTCTGGACCAAGACCCGGGAGCGGGGCTTTGTGAACAGCCTGGTGATGTGCGACTTCGTGCCCTGGACCCCGGAGGAGTGGCAGGAGGCCCTTTACGCCGCCACGGGCTGGCGGCTTTCCCCTAAGGAAATGCTGGAGGTGGGGGAGAGGGCTTTGCAGCTCACCCGGCTTTTCAACCTGCGGGAGGGGATTGGCCCAGAGGAGGACCGTCTTCCCGAGCGCTTTTTCCAGCCCTTCCGCCAGGGGAACCCCGAGGCCCATCTGGACCCCGGGGCCTTCCAGGAGGGGGTGCGCACTTACTGGCGGCTAGCGGGCTGGGAGGGCGGGGTGGACCCGGCCCGCCTGCAGGCCCTAGGCCTAGGGGAGTTCGCCTGA
- a CDS encoding DUF58 domain-containing protein, whose protein sequence is MTRYRIASRPYLPYPGERVARRKGLGGEFFELRPYAPGDEVRRVHWRAYAKTGRLYTRVETAPERARFRLFLDESQSMRLHGKLSYAEEVAGLLLKIARQEDPLARLFRGKPAEIPPGRGTLVLLTDGLDPLPWARILPKRVVLVQILAPVELAPPLEEVLLRDVETGEALPAGPEEVRAYREALGAHLKALRLLALLRGRYALLRVGEPPLPALLRQGVLEPL, encoded by the coding sequence ATGACCCGCTACCGCATCGCCAGCCGGCCTTACCTCCCCTACCCCGGGGAAAGGGTGGCCCGCCGGAAGGGCCTAGGGGGTGAGTTTTTTGAGCTTCGCCCCTACGCCCCCGGGGACGAGGTGCGCAGGGTCCACTGGCGGGCCTACGCCAAGACGGGGAGGCTCTACACCCGGGTGGAAACCGCCCCCGAGAGGGCCCGCTTCCGCCTCTTTCTGGACGAAAGCCAAAGCATGCGCCTCCACGGGAAGCTCTCCTACGCGGAAGAGGTGGCGGGGCTCCTCCTCAAGATCGCCCGCCAGGAAGACCCCTTAGCCCGGCTCTTCCGGGGAAAGCCTGCGGAGATCCCCCCGGGACGGGGCACCCTGGTCCTCCTCACCGACGGCCTGGACCCCTTGCCCTGGGCCAGGATCCTCCCGAAGCGGGTGGTGCTGGTCCAGATTTTGGCTCCTGTGGAACTGGCCCCACCCCTAGAGGAGGTCCTCTTAAGGGACGTTGAAACCGGCGAAGCCCTTCCCGCGGGGCCAGAGGAGGTGAGGGCCTACCGGGAGGCCTTGGGCGCCCACCTTAAGGCCCTCCGCCTCCTGGCCCTCCTGCGCGGACGGTACGCCCTTCTCCGAGTGGGGGAACCCCCCCTTCCCGCCCTCCTACGGCAGGGGGTGCTGGAGCCCCTCTAA
- a CDS encoding adenosylcobalamin-dependent ribonucleoside-diphosphate reductase translates to MPQRTYSEAEALKLALDFFGGDELRASVFLRRYALRDREGRLLEATPEEMERRLVREASRVIKGGAQELAWLFADFRFVPGGRILFGLGNWRKSTLFNCYFLPIREDSVRGITRFLDEAARTFAYGGGVGTNADVLRPKGAKVGNAGVESSGAVSFMELFSTLAGVMGASGGRRGALMLTFSDTHPDLLDFLRVKTDPERSQVRHANISLRTTDAFLQAALADEPWTLSFTTPREHITRTIRAKEAWDLLVEAAWQSAEPGLLFWDRVRTWATAQYGGMEVEGVNVCGEVPMEPYGACNLGSLNLAAFVRAPFSERAHLDFAALEEATALAVRFLDAVVDLGKGRHPLRAQREASLRSRRIGLGLMGLADALAMLGLPYGSEESLRLAEEVARRIKEAAYRASARLAREKGPFPAFDPKEHLKSPFIQDLPEDLIREVEKGLRNAALLSIAPTGSISILAGVTSGIEPIFALTYLRHAGGQVFLAEHPLLRRYRKEKGGEIPDWPTAHTVDPFQRVRLQALLQRHVDQSISSTVNLPRETPKEVVERLFLTAWKEGCKGITVFREGSREEVIEPLPPVGVCTFCQTA, encoded by the coding sequence GTGCCCCAGCGCACCTACAGCGAAGCCGAGGCCCTAAAGCTTGCCCTGGACTTCTTCGGGGGCGATGAGCTAAGGGCCTCGGTCTTCCTCAGGCGCTACGCCCTCCGCGACCGGGAGGGGAGGCTCCTCGAGGCCACCCCGGAGGAGATGGAGCGGCGGCTGGTGCGGGAGGCCTCCCGGGTCATCAAAGGCGGCGCCCAAGAGCTTGCCTGGCTTTTCGCCGACTTCCGCTTCGTCCCCGGGGGGCGCATCCTCTTCGGCCTGGGCAACTGGCGCAAAAGCACCCTCTTCAACTGCTACTTCCTCCCCATCCGGGAGGACTCGGTGCGGGGGATCACCCGCTTCCTGGACGAGGCCGCCCGCACCTTCGCCTACGGGGGCGGGGTGGGCACCAACGCCGACGTCCTCCGCCCCAAGGGGGCCAAGGTGGGGAACGCCGGGGTGGAAAGCTCGGGGGCGGTGAGCTTCATGGAGCTCTTCTCCACCCTGGCCGGGGTCATGGGAGCCAGCGGCGGCCGGCGGGGAGCCCTCATGCTCACCTTCTCCGACACCCATCCCGACCTCCTAGACTTCCTCCGGGTCAAAACTGACCCCGAGCGAAGCCAGGTACGCCACGCCAACATCTCCCTAAGGACCACGGACGCTTTTCTACAAGCCGCCTTGGCCGACGAACCCTGGACACTTTCCTTCACCACACCCCGGGAGCACATAACCCGCACCATCCGGGCCAAGGAAGCCTGGGACCTCCTGGTGGAGGCCGCCTGGCAAAGCGCCGAACCCGGCCTCCTCTTCTGGGACCGAGTGCGCACTTGGGCCACGGCCCAGTACGGGGGGATGGAGGTGGAAGGGGTCAACGTCTGCGGGGAAGTCCCCATGGAGCCCTACGGGGCTTGCAACCTGGGGAGCCTGAACCTAGCGGCCTTTGTGCGGGCGCCTTTTTCGGAAAGAGCCCATCTGGACTTCGCCGCCCTGGAAGAAGCCACCGCCTTGGCCGTTCGCTTCCTGGACGCCGTGGTGGACCTGGGGAAGGGACGCCACCCCTTAAGGGCCCAGCGGGAGGCCTCCTTGCGAAGCCGCCGGATTGGCCTTGGGCTCATGGGCTTGGCAGACGCCCTGGCCATGCTGGGCCTCCCCTACGGCTCGGAGGAAAGCCTCCGCCTCGCCGAGGAGGTAGCGCGCCGCATCAAGGAGGCCGCCTACCGGGCAAGCGCCCGCCTGGCCCGGGAAAAAGGGCCTTTCCCCGCCTTTGACCCCAAGGAACACCTGAAAAGCCCCTTCATCCAGGACCTCCCTGAGGACCTGATCCGGGAAGTGGAGAAGGGCCTCCGAAATGCGGCCCTCCTCTCCATCGCCCCCACGGGCTCCATCTCCATCCTGGCGGGGGTGACGAGCGGCATCGAGCCCATCTTCGCCCTCACCTACCTGCGCCACGCCGGGGGGCAGGTGTTCTTAGCGGAGCACCCCCTCCTTCGTCGCTACCGCAAGGAAAAAGGCGGGGAAATCCCCGACTGGCCCACGGCCCACACCGTGGATCCTTTCCAGAGGGTGCGCCTCCAGGCCCTCCTTCAACGGCATGTTGACCAGAGCATCTCCTCCACGGTGAACCTGCCCCGGGAGACCCCCAAAGAGGTGGTGGAGAGGCTTTTCCTCACCGCCTGGAAGGAGGGGTGCAAGGGGATCACCGTCTTCCGCGAGGGCAGCCGGGAGGAGGTCATCGAACCCCTACCCCCCGTGGGGGTCTGCACCTTCTGCCAGACGGCATGA
- the glpX gene encoding class II fructose-bisphosphatase — protein sequence MEIERRLVLEVVRVTEQAALAASRYAGKGDKEAVDEAGTQAMRQVLNELPIKGTVVIGEGEMDEAPMLYIGEVLGQGGVEVDIAVDPVEGTTTAAKGLPNAVTVIALSEKGGLFHAPDMYMEKLIVPPPAAGLVDLTWPVSANLKALALALQRSVEDLVIVVLDRPRHERLIREIREAGARVKLISDGDVIAALAAAIRGTGVHAVMGIGGAPEGVLAAAALKCLGGEIQARFTPQNEEERARLKAMGGDENRIYRTEDLAPGKEIVFAATGITDGDILQGVRFFGGGARTHSVVMGHATRIVRFIDSIHLFETGARVTIRV from the coding sequence ATGGAAATCGAGCGCCGACTGGTCCTCGAGGTGGTGCGGGTCACGGAGCAGGCCGCCTTGGCCGCCAGCCGCTATGCGGGCAAGGGAGACAAGGAGGCGGTGGACGAGGCCGGCACCCAGGCCATGCGCCAGGTGCTGAACGAGCTACCCATCAAGGGCACCGTGGTCATCGGCGAGGGGGAGATGGACGAGGCCCCCATGCTCTACATCGGGGAGGTGCTGGGCCAGGGCGGGGTGGAGGTGGACATCGCCGTGGACCCGGTGGAGGGCACCACCACCGCCGCCAAGGGCCTGCCCAACGCCGTCACCGTGATCGCCCTCAGCGAGAAAGGGGGCCTCTTCCACGCCCCCGACATGTACATGGAAAAGCTCATCGTCCCCCCGCCCGCCGCTGGGCTTGTGGACCTCACTTGGCCCGTCTCTGCCAACCTGAAGGCCCTGGCCCTGGCCCTGCAACGCTCGGTGGAGGACCTGGTCATCGTGGTCCTGGACCGCCCCCGCCACGAAAGGCTCATCCGGGAAATCCGGGAAGCGGGGGCCCGGGTCAAGCTCATCTCCGACGGGGATGTGATCGCGGCCTTGGCCGCCGCCATAAGGGGCACGGGGGTGCACGCGGTGATGGGGATTGGTGGAGCCCCCGAAGGCGTTTTGGCCGCCGCTGCCCTAAAGTGCCTGGGCGGGGAGATCCAGGCCCGCTTCACCCCGCAAAACGAGGAGGAACGAGCCCGGCTCAAGGCCATGGGGGGGGACGAAAACCGCATCTACCGCACGGAGGACCTGGCCCCCGGAAAGGAGATCGTCTTCGCCGCCACCGGCATCACCGACGGAGACATCCTCCAGGGGGTGCGCTTCTTCGGGGGCGGGGCCAGAACCCACTCGGTGGTCATGGGCCACGCCACCCGCATCGTGCGCTTCATCGATTCCATCCACCTCTTCGAAACCGGCGCCCGGGTCACCATCCGGGTGTAA
- the hisIE gene encoding bifunctional phosphoribosyl-AMP cyclohydrolase/phosphoribosyl-ATP diphosphatase HisIE, translating into MDLSAVRFDERGLVPVVVQDARTGEVLTLAYANREALEETLRTRRSTFFSRSRQALWRKGATSGHTQEVVEVLLDCDGDAVVYRVIPHGPACHTGERTCFHRPLLSGEPDLGFVLGQVYATIQERLRTLPEGSYVARLHREGLDRILKKIGEEAGEVIIAAKNGSPEEVRWEASDLLFHLLLVLAETGVGLQDLAHTLWERHKPQGRPGASS; encoded by the coding sequence ATGGACCTGAGCGCGGTGCGCTTTGACGAGCGGGGCCTGGTCCCGGTGGTGGTGCAAGACGCCCGCACCGGGGAGGTCCTGACCCTGGCCTACGCCAACCGGGAGGCCCTGGAGGAAACCCTAAGGACGCGGCGGAGCACCTTTTTCAGCCGCAGCCGCCAGGCCCTCTGGCGCAAGGGGGCGACCTCCGGGCACACCCAGGAGGTGGTGGAGGTCCTCCTGGACTGCGATGGCGACGCGGTGGTCTACCGGGTGATCCCCCACGGCCCTGCCTGCCACACGGGGGAGCGCACCTGCTTCCACCGTCCCCTTCTCTCCGGCGAGCCCGACCTGGGCTTCGTGCTGGGCCAGGTCTACGCCACCATCCAGGAGCGCCTTAGGACCCTCCCCGAGGGGAGCTACGTGGCCCGGCTCCACCGGGAGGGGCTGGACCGCATCCTGAAAAAGATTGGGGAGGAGGCGGGGGAAGTCATCATCGCCGCCAAGAACGGAAGCCCGGAGGAAGTGCGCTGGGAGGCCTCTGATCTCCTTTTCCACCTCCTCCTGGTCCTGGCGGAAACCGGGGTCGGCCTCCAGGACCTGGCCCACACCCTCTGGGAAAGGCACAAACCCCAGGGACGACCGGGAGCCTCCAGTTAG
- the hisF gene encoding imidazole glycerol phosphate synthase subunit HisF, with protein MSLAKRIVPCLDVHAGRVVKGVNFVNLRDAGDPVEAAQAYDEAGADELVFLDISATHEERAILLEVVAQVAESVFIPLTVGGGVRSLEDARKLLLAGADKVSVNSAAVRRPELIAELSDHFGAQAVVLAIDARWKGDFPEVYIAGGRIPTGLHAVEWAVRGVELGAGEILLTSMDRDGTQEGYDLRLTRWVAEAVSVPVIASGGAGRKEHFLEAFAAGAEAALAASVFHFGEIPIPELKAYLAEKGVHVRLD; from the coding sequence ATGAGCCTGGCCAAGCGCATCGTCCCCTGCCTGGACGTCCACGCGGGGCGCGTGGTCAAGGGGGTTAACTTCGTGAACCTCCGCGATGCGGGCGACCCCGTGGAAGCCGCCCAGGCCTACGACGAGGCCGGCGCCGACGAGCTGGTCTTCCTGGACATCTCCGCCACCCACGAGGAGCGGGCCATCCTGCTGGAGGTGGTGGCCCAGGTGGCGGAGTCCGTCTTCATCCCCCTCACCGTGGGGGGTGGGGTGCGGAGCCTGGAGGACGCCAGGAAGCTTCTCCTCGCAGGCGCCGACAAGGTGAGCGTGAACTCGGCAGCGGTGCGGCGCCCGGAGCTGATCGCCGAACTTTCCGACCACTTCGGCGCCCAGGCGGTGGTCCTGGCCATCGACGCCCGCTGGAAGGGGGATTTCCCCGAGGTCTACATCGCCGGGGGGCGCATCCCCACGGGCCTGCACGCGGTGGAGTGGGCGGTGCGGGGGGTGGAGCTGGGGGCAGGAGAAATCCTCCTCACCAGCATGGACCGGGACGGCACCCAGGAGGGCTACGACCTCAGGCTCACCCGGTGGGTGGCCGAGGCGGTGAGCGTGCCCGTCATCGCCAGCGGAGGGGCGGGGCGGAAGGAGCACTTCCTCGAGGCCTTTGCCGCCGGGGCCGAGGCCGCCTTGGCCGCCAGCGTCTTCCACTTCGGGGAGATCCCCATCCCCGAGCTCAAGGCCTACCTGGCGGAAAAGGGCGTGCACGTGCGCTTAGACTAG
- a CDS encoding PDDEXK family nuclease, which yields MAVRHRFKVEEVLALSALEPEARLELLEGEVYEMAPISSEHAGRLDWLLQTLATRTLGQAVYREPQETAYRHRLLVKKGERIAPLLLPQAEILWSPPL from the coding sequence ATGGCGGTGCGGCACCGGTTTAAGGTGGAGGAGGTCTTAGCCCTTTCGGCCCTGGAGCCGGAAGCCCGCCTGGAGTTACTGGAAGGCGAGGTCTACGAGATGGCCCCCATTTCCAGCGAACACGCGGGGCGTCTGGACTGGCTCCTGCAGACCCTGGCCACCCGTACCCTGGGTCAAGCGGTCTACCGGGAACCCCAGGAAACCGCCTACCGCCACCGCCTTCTGGTAAAGAAAGGGGAAAGGATCGCCCCTCTCCTCCTTCCCCAGGCAGAAATCCTTTGGAGCCCTCCCCTATGA
- the trmFO gene encoding methylenetetrahydrofolate--tRNA-(uracil(54)-C(5))-methyltransferase (FADH(2)-oxidizing) TrmFO, with protein sequence MERVTVVGGGLAGSEAAWTLARLGVPVRLYEMRPKKMTPAHSTGGLAEIVCSNSLGGEGPTNAKGLLQAEMRRAGSLIMEAAFRARVPAGGALAVDREEFSQYITERLVQHPLVEVVREEVVEIPKGITILATGPLTSDALAEAIRGRFGDHFLAYYDAASPIVLYESIDLSKCFRAGRYAQEADYLNCPLTEEEYRRFYEALLEAERHTPHEWENLQYFEACVPVEELARRGYQTLLFGPMKPVGLKDPRTGKEPFAVVQLRQEDKEGRMWSLVGFQTGLKWPEQKRLIQMIPGLENAEIVRYGVMHRNTYLNAPILLRETLEFKEEEGLFAAGVLAGVEGYLESAATGFLAGLNAARRYQGLKPVAPPEESMLGGLVRFLATANPQGFQPMYANWGLVPPVEGRMVKKEKREAMYHRGLRAFEAWVASLGMLAAT encoded by the coding sequence ATGGAACGGGTGACGGTGGTGGGCGGCGGCCTGGCGGGAAGCGAGGCCGCCTGGACTCTGGCGAGGCTGGGGGTTCCCGTGCGCCTTTACGAGATGCGCCCTAAGAAAATGACCCCGGCCCACAGCACCGGGGGGCTGGCGGAGATCGTCTGCTCCAACTCCTTGGGCGGGGAAGGCCCCACCAACGCCAAGGGCCTCCTGCAGGCGGAGATGCGCCGGGCGGGAAGCCTCATCATGGAGGCAGCCTTCAGGGCCCGGGTGCCCGCCGGCGGAGCCTTGGCCGTGGACCGGGAGGAGTTCAGCCAGTACATCACCGAGAGGCTGGTCCAGCATCCCCTGGTAGAGGTGGTGCGGGAGGAGGTGGTAGAAATCCCTAAAGGGATCACCATCCTAGCCACGGGGCCCCTCACCTCGGACGCCTTGGCCGAGGCCATAAGGGGGCGCTTCGGCGACCACTTCCTGGCCTACTACGACGCCGCAAGCCCCATCGTCCTCTACGAGAGCATTGACCTCAGCAAGTGCTTCCGCGCTGGGCGCTACGCGCAAGAGGCGGACTACCTCAACTGCCCCCTTACGGAGGAGGAGTACCGCCGCTTCTATGAGGCCCTCCTCGAGGCGGAGCGGCACACCCCCCATGAATGGGAAAACCTGCAGTACTTTGAGGCCTGCGTGCCGGTGGAGGAGCTGGCTCGAAGGGGCTACCAAACCCTTCTCTTCGGCCCCATGAAGCCCGTGGGCCTCAAGGACCCGAGGACCGGCAAGGAACCCTTCGCTGTGGTGCAGCTCCGCCAGGAGGATAAGGAGGGGCGCATGTGGAGCCTGGTGGGCTTCCAGACCGGGCTCAAGTGGCCCGAGCAGAAGCGTCTCATCCAGATGATCCCTGGGCTGGAAAACGCCGAGATCGTGCGCTACGGGGTGATGCACCGCAACACCTACCTGAACGCCCCCATTCTCCTGCGGGAGACCCTGGAGTTTAAGGAGGAGGAAGGCCTTTTTGCCGCCGGGGTTTTGGCGGGGGTGGAGGGCTACTTGGAAAGCGCCGCCACGGGATTCCTGGCGGGCCTGAACGCTGCCCGGCGCTACCAGGGGTTAAAACCCGTGGCCCCGCCGGAGGAAAGCATGCTGGGGGGGCTGGTCCGCTTCCTGGCCACCGCCAATCCCCAGGGCTTCCAGCCCATGTACGCCAACTGGGGGCTGGTCCCTCCGGTGGAGGGAAGGATGGTCAAGAAGGAGAAGCGGGAGGCCATGTACCATAGGGGCCTCAGGGCCTTTGAGGCGTGGGTGGCTTCCCTAGGGATGCTCGCCGCCACCTAG